The sequence aagtattggtgaaagaaatgaaagcagatacgacaaAATTGACGTTACCAATAGTagaattccagtaaaagaagcagaaaagaagaactctAGTGatttatgtaacagattagttacataaaagttgaaagaagatcaactttACGAACAACTTTAGTTCAAATCTACTTGAATCGTcatgattgtgcaaatttagattgtattcgatttcgacagattcaagaatatggtgtattagatatgatacaaccATAAAAGATAATGgttatgcatttagcaagatgatcagattacaggaatgcGTGAAATCTATTGTccagatagagactttagattggttttctagattgtggcagtGATTGTCAGaggttctgagtgtttggttgtatgagatttcagtataccatcctctgattagtggactatcagatgtgattatccagattttcgaggatatgctcagaactagaGTACTAGATTTGGTactaattgattgattatttgccacttaATTACTATGATTCCTGTAAGAGCTCATGAATAGCTATAAAGgcagtattttgatgattgattgaccAGAAACACAGAAATGTCTTTATATAGAAATGATCTTTCAGAACTATCAGCTATTTGACCAGCTATGGGTCAAGAAACGATAGAGAATGGAAAGATTGTTTTGAACAGAGTAAGAACAGAACAGCACAGACAGAGCTAGAAAATGGGCAACAGATatagagatttgaagcctgaacagaatgatcaattCAGAAATTGTTTATCGAGCATCAGTAGATTCATAAAGAGATTTCAGAATTGATttctatgagtatttgatctagcttattgattaatactcaagcATGAAGtatcagatagatgaattgttatccgtatgcattggctgaagaatattaGCTAGAACATGTATGTGTATTCAATTCAGATGCAACAGAAGTCAATAAGAGTGTAAGCAAGACAAAGTAATtgatgcagagttagatcacaagaaagagcaacttagatctGAGTTGACTCGGTGATTGTAGTGCAAGAGAATAGATATGATTGTAAAAacaatcagaaagaagattaagctatgatagaagagaagatatcagactAGATATCGAtagctcagagaattgaagttagtattacttcagtcagctgcACAGCTTATGAGAATTAGCAGTAatatcgaatgcgatttcgaggacgaaatcattccttagaggggaggaaatgtaaggcccgtaaatattaagttcttaatgatgggatttaagatttaaattccggatatgagaaaatatttatttgaagaatTTAAGAAATGTGGAAttgcaatttcgggtcagaaatatttaatttgaggattttcggattttaagaagtttattatccggaattcttaaattaaaagattaaaaatatttgcaattgatatttatggaatttaaaatgtgaattccaagatgagaAATATTAAGAATGAAGTTTGAGGATAAAATCCGAGAAAGggtcaatttgcaaatattgagcaattcagggactaaattgcgataatgtccgaaatgatttaattttaatccaagaatatttaattggagaatatttagagtttagacttgaattctaatattcttaaattatttaggattgaaattgaattaaatcgcttgtccggggactgaattgcaattaggctaAAGtacagggaccaaaatgcaattatCATGCAAGTGGCCGTAAAAACGTGTAAAGGgaagaaaatctatcagaacaTTCAGCCAAGGGACCGAGAGAAAGAGGAAAAGGGTTCCAAGTTCAATTTTCAACCTTTCaactccgatatcttttgattcgcccggtagaattttcgattaagcatatatttgcgatcacagctccgagtgctacgttttgacgtaagttttatgaagttctaccatttttgaattttatattgttggtagaattaagatttgattgtataaacatgttctagcatatacgacgatagtatatctaagacggatcgagaaaagatcgtcgtttgaacatgtttccgATTTTTGAAAGACTTATTCAGAATCTGAAAATTATCAGCTGCTATGTACGTGAAGTATGTAATGAAATGGTGATGATTATTGGTTTATAGGATTGTaatattgatgtttaagcttttggaacaattgaaatcgtatcgttacgccgccggtttaagattttgaattgatatgtattatcaatgtctagagctcatcttcaagaGTAATTGTAGATGAATGGACTATAAGATTATGTTTAGAATGAAGAtagaatgatatttgaatcgaaagaattatcgaactcgaatagttgcgacgtcggtttgaatttcgattgtattagtcagatttgaaatgtatcagctttaaagaaacatcgattcagattggaaattgatgtttagctaTGTTATACATTATTTCAGATTGGAATTGAAgcttatcgaagttgaatcgacgagttcgagttcaaatgacttgaagtgtttgaagttgaatcaagaataccttcaagtagcactgattgaaataagCAGAATTTGATGTCAGATTTTGACAGCTTGTTGTTGAGAAAGAATGGACAGAGTGTCAGCTAGTTGATTCAGAAatgcaggtatgaatagacattataagttgggcagaataactcgagatagTTTTTGCTTATCGAGTtgcttaaaatcacatacttgtctatttttatatatgttatggtttatgtttacataaatgggatagattattcaggatagctattttcttgaattttccagaacatttatgtaaatgtttacctgTTTAAGCTGATTTGTATTAAttgctgtattgaacatgttttatgaAATGCTTGCAGATTTGTTGCTATCTTTATGTGATTAGctgctttgttttgttttgttggtTATTTGAGCAAGTGTTCAAGGTGTgttatagcttttaatgcatacagcttatgttgcattcatcttgaactccagccttaatagcacagagggcagccatcgcctagagtgcaaatgacgtttggagagctgtaaTGGGTGGcatggaatatagatttatttctagagtcagcttgactcatggcacagattgtgatttatattcaaagccagaagactcactatagttgcaccaaagtcagaggagtaaaatacttgatgctgcctcgaatgggagtgtcggtAGTTTAAGagctattttattcctcgggatcccaaagaaccaagctttattggtatcagctttgctagcctattccttggcacatgcattgcatttatgcattaacctagagacttctatggtttagattatgcgtttataaatgctagcatgttatgttattatatgttaATTCCAGATGTGAATTAGTTTATAAGTTTAAATGATATATATGCATGCTatttatactgagatttattctcaccagagctatccggctgttgctttgtttgtatgtgtgcattgcatcaggttgggggcatgaacaagctagagttggcttggatagcagcAAGAAGAGTcttagcaagtgaggacacgggtttAGCAGCAAGTCTTGTTATTGTGTTATTGATTCATGCTAGTTGATGTATATCATGTTTAGAAGTTTATAACAGTTTATAAGATAGCTTGTAGTTGTTGTTATAGCATGTATGCAAAAATAGGTTTGGTTTTACAAGGCTTGACAGGAGTTTTTGACAACAGAAGTTGTTGTaacctgtgctcgctcgatcggtagaaatgcaggcaagttttaccgatcgagcgaggggctcattttaaaaataaaaaaaaaaatttttttgtttagctcttggtttgcatatgtttttatgctatgattaattgtttattaatcgtttattgccctaagatgagtttagcaacccgggtccccacactaCTCCTCAACTCCAAAAGAGCAATATCTACCACAACAAGAAAATAATAAGTCCTAAAGCGTTCTTCAGCTGTTTGTGGTTCTCTTTCAGTATTAGCAATCTCATCAAATTGTCTCTTTCTAGAAGTTTGTCGTCGCTCAGGAAATACAAGATCAACTCCTATATTGGAAGCAATTTCTTTAGCAGAATTTATGGCAGATGCAAATCCTACTTCCCTGTAATTCTCAAAAAAAGAAACAAGCTCTTTCAACTGTTTAACTGCAACATCAATATGCATAGTTTCAGATTGTAAGGATTTACTAACCGAGTTTATGTTGTAGAGAATATCATACCAAATTACCAAGCTTAAAAGAAATTCAAAGCTACTAAGTTCATGTGTTGCTAACAATCTAGCATCTCTCGACAATCTTGCATCATCAGTTAAATCTGCAACCTTAAGTAAAGCTTCTCTGATTTTCCCAACTTGCGACATAATGGCCTTCACGCTTTCGATATGACTTTCCCACCTCGTGGTGCACAATGACTTAAGCGTCAAATTATCCAAACAATCAAGTAGAATACTCCAACATTTTGTAGAATTTGAGAACACTGTATACATGCATTGACATGCTccaaaaaatgatttttctttAACACAAGAGTTTGCCATATCACAAATCACCAAATTAAGAGAATGACTACCACATGGCATATAAAAGGCTCTCGGATTTATATCAAGCAGTCTTTTTTGAACACCCTGATGTCTTCCTCTCATGTTGGAGCAATTATCATAACCTTGTCctctaatattattaatttcaaGTCCAAGAGAGTCCAATGCGGCACACAATTCATTGAAAAGGCTCAATCCACTCGTATTTTCAACATTCAGAAACTCTATAAAGTACTCCTCAATTTTTACTAGAATACGTGAGACATCAACACACCGTAATATTAAAGTCATTTGTTCTTTGTGACTTGCATCAGGAGTACAATCAAGTATCACTGAATAATACTTTGCTTTCTTAATCTTTTCAATGACATTTTTGACCTTTAATGACATATTTGTTATCAActcattttgaattttatgactGAGGTAATGATGATGAATTTCTTTTCCTTTAATGAGCCGAAGATGTTCTTGCATTATAGGATCAAACTCGCCAATCATCTCAATCAAGCCCAGGAAATTATCTTTTGAATTATCCTCCAAATTTTCATTCTTTCCACGGAAGGAAAGAATATTTTTAGCCAAACATTTTACAACTGCTATAATTCTGGTCAAAACACCTCTCCAACGTTGTGTCTCATTTTTAATCTGCTCATGCAACTCTTTTTCAATTGTTTCATTTTTTCTCAATCTCACTTGTAACTCCACCATAGATCTCAAATTAGCAAGATGTTCACGACTTTTTTCGTGTTCTCTAAGCTTCTCGCTTAGATGTTTCCAGTCTCTAGATTCCTCTTCTGCTAATTGACTTCGTGATTGTAGTGTTTTGAAAATCTTACAACAGAAACAAAATACTTTATCTAACTCCTTTGAATAAACTAGCCACTTTCTTTCATGACTTGTTTTGTTTGGAGCACCCTGTTATAATACTCCGAGAAAAAATGTCTACCAAGTTCATCATGAGGGTACTCAAAATTAACCTCTCTAATTGGGCTTTTTCAACGAGTAAATCCCTCATTTTTGTATCAAGACTATCCCAAAATCTTGGATCAAATATATTCAgagaatgatttttttttttcacgttACTCATTATTTCTTTTGTCTTCATCAATACTCGTAGTGTTTGCAACATAACCATCTTCTGTTTGTTCTTCAGATTGATTTTTTTGTGCGTTTTGATCATTGAAATTGTCAATCAAAATTTCTTGCACTACATTCGTTTCTTTCAAAACAAACTTATCCATAGAACCTTTCATTGATCGAGTAATCTTCTTTTC comes from Henckelia pumila isolate YLH828 chromosome 4, ASM3356847v2, whole genome shotgun sequence and encodes:
- the LOC140860606 gene encoding uncharacterized protein: MRDLLVEKAQLERLILSTLMMNLIFKTLQSRSQLAEEESRDWKHLSEKLREHEKSREHLANLRSMVELQVRLRKNETIEKELHEQIKNETQRWRGVLTRIIAVVKCLAKNILSFRGKNENLEDNSKDNFLGLIEMIGEFDPIMQEHLRLIKGKEIHHHYLSHKIQNELITNMSLKVKNVIEKIKKAKYYSVILDCTPDASHKEQMTLILRCVDVSRILVKIEEYFIEFLNVENTSGLSLFNELCAALDSLGLEINNIRGQGYDNCSNMRGRHQGVQKRLLDINPRAFYMPCGSHSLNLVICDMANSCVKEKSFFGACQCMYTVFSNSTKCWSILLDCLDNLTLKSLCTTRWESHIESVKAIMSQVGKIREALLKVADLTDDARLSRDARLLATHELSSFEFLLSLVIWYDILYNINSVSKSLQSETMHIDVAVKQLKELVSFFENYREVGFASAINSAKEIASNIGVDLVFPERRQTSRKRQFDEIANTEREPQTAEERFRTYYFLVVVDIALLELRTRGLMLIVIHLLTLRWNQSLLMLPLFLAVLAAYLYCYGISGDDHNYEA